The proteins below are encoded in one region of Brassica napus cultivar Da-Ae chromosome A6, Da-Ae, whole genome shotgun sequence:
- the LOC106361510 gene encoding calmodulin-like, with the protein MADQLTDDQISEFKEAFSLFDKDGDGCITTKELGTVMRSLGQNPTEAELQDMINEVDADGNGTIDFPEFLNLMARKMKDTDSEEELKEAFRVFDKDQNGFISAAELRHVMTNLGEKLTDEEVDEMVREADVDGDGQINYDEFVKVMMANKLRKCATNKKKKTKKKKTKNAKQHEKEIIRQKPANSESHCIPVPSCMLRFCYRPSFSSIL; encoded by the exons atggcggATCAGCTAACCGATGACCAGATCTCCGAGTTTAAGGAAGCCTTTAGCCTATTCGACAAGGACGGAGATG GCTGCATCACCACAAAAGAGCTCGGCACTGTCATGAGATCACTTGGTCAGAACCCAACTGAAGCTGAGCTCCAGGATATGATCAACGAGGTTGACGCTGACGGCAACGGAACAATTGATTTCCCTGAGTTCTTGAACCTCATGGCCCGCAAGATGAAAGACACTGATTCTGAGGAAGAGCTTAAGGAAGCCTTCAGGGTTTTTGACAAGGACCAGAACGGTTTCATCTCCGCCGCTGAGCTCCGTCACGTCATGACTAATCTTGGTGAGAAGCTCACTGACGAAGAAGTTGATGAGATGGTCCGAGAGGCTGACGTCGATGGTGATGGCCAGATCAACTATGATGAGTTCGTCAAAGTTATGATGGCAAA TAAACTTCGGAAATGCGCAactaacaagaagaagaagacaaagaagaagaagacaaagaatgCAAAACAACATGAGAAAGAAATTATCCGACAGAAACCCGCAAATTCCGAGTCGCACTGCATTCCTGTTCCTAGCTGTATGCTTCGCTTTTGCTACCGCCCTTCTTTCAGCTCAATTCTATAG
- the LOC106361509 gene encoding N-alpha-acetyltransferase 35, NatC auxiliary subunit, with protein MQSVREEESSSIDQGPRSCGDNSVWAHVSPLLSAACSDLHEGELIHGDNFNLFAAMSALEIMDPKMDSGMVSTFYSIDEAIESGFAPVPISSDRTVDVQCIIDIMDHLLACEATWHMGHSLAQTVFSCIYVLRPDRTSSHALLHSFCRVIRATCRALVSVLSDARTNEEEDLFTMTYGLPFNGDEDGKGLLLLNAVEETICRQLRACKATSSKRRVLEELEPLQTNPQLEEGFCKALLCRIRFRKHFLHALNCMRRPQGRGLELARKHIAYCIAELESVLSSVEFLSLETVENGKNEMEESTTGSGRHPIGFDPNLNKRLSAPTPPRAIKLLSWKKAIDYYVKLLHNLDQICAFKLEPDLDAVLQFVVQFQKSRPDLVARAHLQLLLVQDGKLYGRDTFLTICARSLALDVTKNHGLHLNEYILQLNQLMINLLKILCANTPWQRRKLGKILNDWSIFNVQMGITVGNMMQQVTTPRTPKNGDKSLLILNHIYGWLEEQIHWVALRFLVLGFDLELYSPSEYCMVYWYMYIILWKLAEKAHFRVLIIVHTEERKAKKKEDYSRDMAREDRISLWVLLLKCQTSLAQGLTVMIAALRNEGMCLKSQGPFNTENEKFVQHFGLLQKASLPKYDAYESFSESTCHARLDYLPVYECFRDAQKMAKEIKVGYANDPDKLAEVVGLEQVAEHNIIAVNLLCQDRSLKVSFEFIHHPHFATAVVRRS; from the exons ATGCAATCAGTGAGGGAAGAAGAATCGTCATCGATTGATCAGGGGCCTAGAAGCTGCGGTGATAACTCTGTCTGGGCCCATGTATCGCCTCTCCTTTCCGCCGCTTGCAGTG ATCTTCATGAGGGCGAGCTCATTCATGGAGATAATTTCAATCTTTTTGCTGCTATGTCTGCGTTGGAG ATAATGGACCCAAAGATGGATTCCGGGATGGTGTCTACATTTTATTCTATTGACGAAGCCATTGAAAGTGGCTTTGCCCCCGTCCCTATCAGTTCTGATAGGACTGTCGATGTGCAATGCATCATTGACATTATGGACCATCTCTTGGCCTGCGAg GCAACGTGGCACATGGGTCACTCATTGGCACAAACTGTGTTTTCATGCATCTATGTTCTGAGACCTGACAGGACATCTTCACATGCTCTATTGCATTCCTTTTGTAGGGTCATCCGAGCAACTTGCAGGGCTCTTGTTTCTGTTCTTTCGGATGCACGTACAAACGAA GAAGAGGATCTTTTTACCATGACATATGGTCTTCCTTTTAATGGAGATGAAGATGGGAAGGGCTTGTTACTCTTAAATGCGGTCGAAGAAACAATCTGTCGTCAGCTGCGTGCTTGCAAGGCTACATCATCAAAGAGGAGAGTATTGGAAG AATTGGAACCTCTACAAACTAATCCGCAATTGGAAGAGGGCTTTTGCAAAGCTCTGTTATGCAGGATACGTTTTCGTAAG CATTTTCTACACGCTCTTAATTGTATGAGAAGACCACAAGGACGAGGCCTAGAATTGGCAAGGAAACACATAGCGTATTGCATAGCCGAGCTAGAGTCTGTTCTGAGCTCTGTGGAATTTCTAAGTTTAGAGACTGTCGAAAATGGCAAAAACGAGATGGAAGAAAGTACAACTGGATCGGGTCGTCACCCAATTGGATTTGATCCTAATTTAAACAAACGATTATCAGCTCCAACTCCCCCGCGTGCCATTAAACTTCTTTCTTGGAAAAAG GCTATCGACTATTATGTGAAACTTCTTCACAATCTGGATCAGATCTGTGCATTCAAATTGGAACCAGATTTAGATGCCGTCTTGCAGTTTGTGGTTCAATTTCAGAAATCTCGTCCTGATTTAGTTGCTAGAGCTCATCTTCAG CTTCTCCTTGTGCAAGATGGGAAGCTTTATGGCCGTGATACCTTTTTGACTATTTGCGCAAGATCTCTTGCATTGGACGTCACAAAGAACCATGGACTTCATTTGAATGAGTACATTCTTCAACTTAATCAG TTGATGATTAATCTGCTTAAGATACTATGTGCTAATACCCCATGGCAGAGGCGTAAGCTTGGGAAAATATTAAACGACTGGAGTATATTCAATGTGCAG ATGGGGATCACTGTTGGTAATATGATGCAGCAAGTTACAACACCGCGCACTCCGAAAAATGGG GATAAGTCTCTGCtcattttaaatcatatttatgGTTGGTTAGAGGAGCAAATTCATTGGGTGGCACTTCGCTTTCTTGTGCTGGGGTTTGATCTAGAGCTCTACTCTCCAAGTGAATATTGTATGGTATACTGGTATATGTACATTATACTCTGGAAGCTTGCTGAAAAAGCACACTTCAGGGTGTTAATTATTGTTCACACTG AGGAACGGaaggcaaagaagaaggaggattATTCCAGGGATATGGCTCGGGAAGATAGGATTAGTCTATGGGTATTACTTCTCAAGTGTCAGACTAGCCTTGCACAAGGGCTCACAGtg ATGATTGCTGCTTTAAGAAATGAAGGAATGTGTTTAAAGAGTCAAGGACCTTTTAATACCGAAAATGAG AAATTTGTTCAGCATTTTGGACTTCTCCAGAAGGCTTCGCTTCCCAAATATGATGCTTATGAGTCATTCTCTGAATCCACTTGTCATGCTCGTCTCGAT TACCTTCCTGTGTACGAGTGCTTCCGAGACGCACAAAAGATGGCTAAAGAGATAAAGGTGGGTTACGCGAACGACCCTGATAAATTGGCAGAAGTAGTTGGATTAGAACAAGTAGCGGAACACAATATTATTGCCGTAAACCTCCTCTGTCAAGACCGTTCTCTTAAGGTCTCGTTTGAGTTCATCCATCATCCTCATTTCGCCACTGCTGTTGTTCGCCGATCATGA